From a single Actinomycetota bacterium genomic region:
- the tuf gene encoding elongation factor Tu (EF-Tu; promotes GTP-dependent binding of aminoacyl-tRNA to the A-site of ribosomes during protein biosynthesis; when the tRNA anticodon matches the mRNA codon, GTP hydrolysis results; the inactive EF-Tu-GDP leaves the ribosome and release of GDP is promoted by elongation factor Ts; many prokaryotes have two copies of the gene encoding EF-Tu): GDNIEIRGELIAPIAMEEGLRFAIREGGRTVGSGRVTKILK, from the coding sequence GGCGATAACATCGAGATCCGTGGAGAGCTCATCGCTCCGATCGCGATGGAAGAGGGCCTCAGGTTCGCTATCCGTGAGGGTGGACGCACCGTCGGCTCGGGCCGTGTTACCAAGATATTGAAGTAA
- the rpmG gene encoding 50S ribosomal protein L33, producing MRTLVTLACSECKRRNYTTKKNKQNNPERIEFKKYCKWCRTHTPHKETR from the coding sequence ATGAGGACTTTGGTGACATTGGCGTGTTCGGAGTGCAAGCGCCGCAACTACACGACCAAGAAGAACAAGCAGAATAATCCGGAGCGAATCGAGTTCAAGAAGTATTGTAAGTGGTGTAGAACTCATACTCCTCACAAGGAAACCCGTTAG